The following are encoded together in the Desulfococcus multivorans genome:
- a CDS encoding sigma-54-dependent transcriptional regulator, which translates to MKILVVDDDALQRRLLTGFLKKKGYDVADAADGREALAYFNQQPVDLVILDHRMPGLDGDAVLAEMKRLTPLVRAVMITAYGTVTTAVEVMKLGADDVLEKPVDLTTLLEKIQRIEQGLAVAEDAADVAETVDRKDLPINLVGGGPAMQEVISLVHRVAPTPWAVLISGETGTGKELIARLVHLLGPSSDGPFVEVNCGAIPENLFESELFGHEKGAFTGAAGTRRGRFELAVGGTLFLDEIGELPPSLQPKLLRALQEKRFCRVGGEREIEADVRVVAATNRDLRQLTTEGRFREDLYYRLNVFDIPLPPLRERKEDIPDLVDFFLRRYADRPVRFDPEALMTLSRYAFPGNIRELEHIVQRAVTLVRGNRIRERDLPPEIRFHQAAHQGTLAERLDAVEREMIQTALEKHDGVQTRAAESLGISERVLRYKMKKHGV; encoded by the coding sequence ATGAAGATTCTGGTTGTCGACGATGATGCCCTGCAGCGCCGGCTGCTCACGGGATTTTTGAAAAAAAAAGGGTACGATGTCGCGGACGCCGCCGACGGCAGGGAGGCCCTGGCTTATTTCAACCAGCAGCCGGTGGACCTGGTGATCCTGGACCATCGCATGCCCGGCCTAGACGGAGACGCGGTCCTGGCCGAGATGAAGCGGCTGACGCCCCTGGTGCGGGCCGTCATGATCACGGCCTACGGCACCGTCACCACGGCGGTGGAAGTGATGAAGCTGGGGGCCGACGACGTCCTGGAGAAGCCCGTGGACCTGACGACGCTTCTGGAAAAGATCCAGCGGATCGAGCAGGGCCTGGCCGTTGCCGAAGACGCCGCGGACGTGGCCGAAACAGTGGACCGGAAGGACCTGCCCATCAACCTGGTGGGCGGCGGCCCTGCCATGCAGGAGGTGATCTCCCTGGTGCATCGGGTGGCCCCCACGCCCTGGGCCGTGCTCATCAGCGGCGAGACCGGCACCGGCAAGGAGCTGATCGCCCGGCTGGTGCACCTCCTGGGTCCGTCGTCGGACGGCCCCTTTGTGGAGGTCAACTGCGGGGCCATCCCCGAAAACCTTTTCGAGTCCGAGCTCTTCGGCCACGAAAAAGGCGCCTTCACCGGCGCCGCCGGCACCCGACGCGGGCGCTTCGAACTGGCCGTCGGCGGCACCCTCTTCCTCGACGAAATCGGCGAGCTGCCCCCGAGCCTCCAGCCCAAGCTGCTCCGGGCCCTCCAGGAGAAGCGCTTCTGCCGGGTGGGCGGCGAGCGGGAGATCGAAGCGGATGTGCGGGTGGTGGCCGCCACCAACCGGGACCTCAGGCAGCTCACGACCGAAGGGCGCTTCCGGGAGGATCTCTACTACCGCCTCAACGTCTTCGACATTCCCCTGCCCCCCTTACGCGAGCGCAAGGAAGACATCCCCGACCTGGTGGACTTCTTCCTGCGACGCTATGCCGACCGTCCCGTCCGATTCGACCCCGAGGCCCTGATGACCCTCTCCCGCTACGCCTTCCCCGGAAACATCCGCGAGCTGGAGCACATCGTCCAGCGGGCCGTCACCCTGGTCCGGGGCAACCGCATCCGGGAGCGCGACCTCCCCCCCGAGATCCGCTTCCACCAGGCCGCCCATCAGGGCACCCTGGCAGAGCGCCTGGACGCCGTGGAGCGCGAAATGATCCAGACCGCCCTGGAAAAACACGACGGGGTCCAGACCCGGGCGGCAGAATCATTGGGGATCAGTGAGCGGGTGTTGCGGTATAAGATGAAGAAGCATGGGGTATAG
- a CDS encoding endonuclease III domain-containing protein: MDQRLLDEYGPQGWWPVTPPGGDAPEYRVGEEGAAVDDRAAFEIVVGAVLTQNTAWRNVEKALVNLAREIGLDPAAVAHAGPDLESAVRPSGYFNQKADRLRTISRHILDCGGITALRGYPTDALRRLLLSWKGIGPETADSILCYAFTRPVFVVDAYTRRLFNRLDLPHASYKEMQTLVHQAIAPDTARYNDLHARIVNLYVSKGQEGFVGRLKAED; the protein is encoded by the coding sequence ATGGATCAGCGCCTCCTGGATGAGTACGGCCCCCAGGGGTGGTGGCCTGTCACGCCTCCCGGCGGAGACGCGCCTGAGTATCGCGTTGGAGAGGAAGGGGCGGCCGTGGACGATCGGGCCGCCTTCGAGATCGTGGTGGGTGCCGTGCTCACCCAGAACACGGCCTGGCGGAACGTGGAAAAAGCCCTGGTCAACCTGGCCAGGGAGATCGGGCTGGACCCCGCAGCCGTGGCCCATGCCGGCCCGGACCTGGAATCCGCGGTCCGGCCGTCGGGCTACTTCAACCAGAAGGCCGACCGATTGCGGACGATTTCAAGGCACATCCTCGATTGCGGCGGCATCACGGCGTTGCGGGGATATCCCACCGATGCCCTCCGCCGCCTGCTCCTTTCCTGGAAAGGCATCGGCCCTGAAACCGCCGATTCCATCCTCTGCTACGCCTTCACCCGCCCAGTCTTCGTGGTGGACGCCTACACCCGCCGGCTCTTTAACCGCCTCGATCTCCCCCACGCCTCTTACAAAGAGATGCAAACCCTCGTCCACCAAGCCATCGCGCCGGACACAGCCCGATACAACGACCTCCACGCCAGAATCGTGAATCTGTATGTATCGAAAGGGCAGGAGGGGTTTGTGGGGAGGCTGAAGGCTGAAGACTGA
- a CDS encoding TadE family protein — MAKINRTHPASAVELFSESDRYRSGIVAVEFVLILPFLMLILFGIIEFGIFFMNKHVITNASREGARAGIVSRIPRVPEDKIKDLVDQWCKSHLVTFGDREDPITVPKAFDNKNTEISINEAKFGDTLMVKVTFNYDFLFLPIDQIPMEAITVMRYE; from the coding sequence ATGGCAAAAATCAATCGAACGCATCCTGCATCGGCTGTCGAGCTCTTTTCGGAAAGTGACAGATATCGGAGCGGTATTGTTGCTGTGGAGTTCGTCCTCATTCTTCCTTTCTTGATGCTGATACTGTTTGGGATCATCGAATTCGGCATATTTTTTATGAACAAACATGTCATCACCAACGCGAGCCGGGAAGGGGCGCGGGCGGGGATTGTATCCAGGATACCAAGAGTGCCTGAAGATAAAATCAAAGACCTTGTTGATCAATGGTGCAAGAGTCATCTTGTCACCTTCGGCGACAGAGAGGATCCAATCACTGTTCCCAAGGCATTCGATAATAAAAATACCGAAATCTCCATCAACGAAGCGAAATTTGGAGATACGCTTATGGTGAAAGTCACTTTCAACTATGACTTTCTTTTCTTGCCAATAGATCAAATTCCGATGGAAGCCATAACGGTAATGAGGTACGAGTGA
- a CDS encoding acyl-CoA thioesterase codes for MEHPEESTAQEFTVDIDVRFRDLDAMGHVNNAVYFTYFEEGRKYFFYHLMQSQSAADFPFILARAECDYRRPIQLADPLSLRMHVSEMGGKSFILTYRLVHREDPSIVFATGKTVQVSYDYANQRTMTTSPEIRAKLAPYTAADAAR; via the coding sequence ATGGAACATCCCGAAGAATCGACTGCCCAGGAATTCACTGTGGACATCGACGTGCGGTTCCGCGACCTCGACGCCATGGGACACGTCAACAACGCGGTCTACTTTACCTATTTCGAGGAAGGCCGGAAGTATTTTTTTTATCATCTCATGCAGTCGCAAAGCGCCGCGGATTTTCCGTTTATTCTGGCCCGCGCCGAATGCGACTACCGCCGGCCGATCCAGCTCGCCGATCCCCTCTCCCTCCGGATGCACGTATCGGAGATGGGCGGCAAGAGCTTCATCCTGACCTACCGCCTGGTCCACCGGGAGGATCCTTCCATTGTGTTCGCCACGGGGAAGACGGTCCAGGTCAGCTACGACTATGCCAACCAGCGAACCATGACCACGTCCCCCGAGATCCGGGCCAAGCTGGCGCCTTACACGGCAGCAGACGCCGCAAGGTGA
- a CDS encoding pyridoxal phosphate-dependent aminotransferase, which yields MRLSRRIEAVEASRTVRFTALIERLRSGGRDIVNFAVGEPEFPTPDAIVAATQAALARGETRYGPVAGMARLRSAVAESFAGWGPENILIANGSKQILYGLFQVLLDPGDEVILPNPHWVSFSQQIRLAGACPVMVDTHRHQLDRRAIAAAVTPRTRAILVNSPNNPTGAVYPPQDLAWIADLARERDLWIIADEAYAFFVYDNLDHHSLFAYEAIRDRLIVVRSFSKSFSMTGFRVGYGAGPEPLIRALGKLQSHLTGNVCTFAQHGALAAMDLDPTVVQKWRGELAEKRDIAHEYAARLFTCVRPQGAFYLFPDISARLQKGETAEDFAAALLEKTGVAVVPGEAFGAQNHIRISYAVPKETLVEGFERMEKALLEAEG from the coding sequence ATGAGACTTTCCAGACGCATCGAGGCTGTCGAGGCCTCCCGCACCGTTCGGTTCACCGCCCTGATCGAGCGGCTCCGCAGCGGGGGGCGGGACATCGTCAATTTTGCCGTGGGCGAACCTGAATTCCCCACCCCCGACGCGATCGTCGCCGCCACCCAGGCGGCCCTGGCCCGGGGAGAGACCCGGTACGGCCCGGTGGCCGGCATGGCCCGCCTCCGGTCGGCCGTCGCCGAATCCTTCGCGGGGTGGGGTCCCGAGAACATCCTTATCGCCAACGGCTCGAAGCAGATTCTCTACGGCCTCTTCCAGGTGCTTCTGGACCCCGGCGACGAGGTGATTCTGCCCAACCCCCACTGGGTGAGCTTCTCCCAGCAGATCCGCCTGGCCGGAGCCTGTCCGGTGATGGTGGATACACACCGCCATCAGCTCGATCGCCGGGCCATTGCCGCGGCCGTGACGCCCCGAACCCGCGCCATCCTGGTCAACTCTCCCAACAACCCCACGGGCGCGGTATACCCCCCACAGGACCTGGCATGGATCGCCGACCTGGCCCGTGAGCGGGACCTCTGGATCATCGCGGATGAGGCCTACGCCTTTTTCGTGTATGACAACCTCGATCACCACAGCCTTTTCGCGTATGAAGCCATTCGGGACCGCCTCATCGTCGTCCGGAGCTTCTCCAAAAGCTTCAGCATGACCGGATTCCGGGTGGGCTACGGCGCCGGACCCGAACCCCTCATCCGGGCCCTCGGCAAACTCCAGAGCCACCTCACCGGAAACGTCTGCACCTTTGCCCAGCACGGGGCCCTGGCAGCCATGGATCTGGACCCGACGGTCGTTCAAAAGTGGCGGGGCGAGCTGGCGGAAAAAAGGGACATCGCCCATGAATACGCCGCAAGGCTGTTCACCTGCGTCCGCCCCCAGGGCGCGTTCTACCTCTTCCCCGACATCTCGGCCCGGCTTCAAAAAGGTGAAACCGCCGAGGACTTCGCCGCCGCCCTCCTGGAAAAGACCGGCGTAGCCGTCGTCCCCGGCGAAGCCTTCGGCGCCCAAAACCACATCCGAATCTCCTACGCCGTGCCGAAAGAGACGCTGGTGGAGGGGTTCGAGAGGATGGAAAAGGCGCTGCTTGAGGCTGAAGGCTGA
- the aroA gene encoding 3-phosphoshikimate 1-carboxyvinyltransferase has translation MIEITPVTSVTAEVNVPGSKSYTHRLLIAAALAEGRSTIENMLESEDTLLTLTALERMGVVTAVEGGRRVVNGTGGRLTAGDTIHLGNSGTSVRLLTAVAALTDGITVLTGTPRMQERPVADLLDGLRQIGVSAVSLAGNGCPPIQVDGAPLAGGVVNLKCGVSSQYLSGILLIAPLSADGVEIRILEGPVSKPYIDMTVDVMARLGIAVEREGYERFFVPGRQAYQAGDYRVETDISNASYFWAAAAVTGGRVKVRGVSRDSRQGDIRLLDCLERMGCAVHPDGDGIAVSGGRLTGISVDMSDIPDMVPTLGVVAAFADGVTEIQNVAHLRAKECDRLAAVATELSKMGIDARCTEDGLRIKGGVPQAAVIDTYNDHRIAMAFSVAGLKTQGVRILGEACVEKSFPTYWEAFGTLYVNAD, from the coding sequence GGTGAACGTGCCCGGCTCCAAGAGCTACACCCATCGCCTGCTTATCGCGGCAGCCCTTGCCGAGGGCCGATCCACTATTGAAAACATGCTGGAAAGCGAAGACACCCTCCTGACCCTTACGGCCCTGGAGCGGATGGGCGTCGTCACGGCCGTGGAAGGGGGCCGCCGCGTCGTTAACGGCACGGGCGGGCGGCTGACGGCCGGAGACACGATCCACCTCGGCAACTCCGGCACCTCGGTGCGGCTCCTCACGGCGGTGGCCGCCCTCACCGACGGCATAACCGTCCTCACCGGCACGCCGAGGATGCAGGAACGGCCCGTGGCGGACCTGCTGGACGGACTCCGGCAGATCGGGGTTTCGGCGGTCTCCCTTGCCGGAAACGGATGCCCCCCGATCCAGGTGGACGGCGCGCCGCTTGCCGGCGGCGTCGTGAACCTGAAATGCGGGGTGAGCAGCCAGTATCTCTCGGGCATCCTCCTGATCGCGCCGCTCTCCGCCGACGGCGTGGAGATCCGCATCTTGGAGGGCCCTGTCTCCAAGCCCTACATCGACATGACCGTGGATGTCATGGCACGCCTGGGGATTGCAGTGGAGCGGGAAGGGTACGAACGCTTTTTCGTCCCCGGGCGGCAGGCATATCAAGCAGGCGATTACCGGGTGGAGACGGACATCTCCAACGCGAGCTATTTCTGGGCGGCCGCGGCGGTCACCGGCGGGCGCGTCAAGGTCCGGGGCGTCAGCCGGGACTCCCGACAGGGCGACATCCGGCTCCTGGACTGCCTGGAGCGCATGGGCTGCGCTGTTCACCCGGACGGCGACGGTATCGCGGTCTCGGGCGGACGGCTTACCGGCATCAGCGTGGACATGTCCGACATTCCCGACATGGTGCCGACCCTCGGCGTGGTGGCCGCATTTGCCGACGGCGTGACCGAGATCCAGAACGTGGCCCACCTGAGGGCCAAGGAGTGCGACCGGCTTGCCGCCGTGGCAACGGAGCTTTCCAAGATGGGGATCGACGCCCGCTGCACCGAGGACGGGCTCCGCATCAAAGGCGGCGTCCCCCAGGCCGCCGTCATCGACACCTACAACGACCACCGCATCGCCATGGCCTTTTCCGTGGCCGGGTTGAAAACCCAGGGAGTCCGGATCCTGGGCGAGGCATGCGTGGAAAAGTCCTTTCCCACCTACTGGGAGGCCTTCGGGACGCTTTATGTCAATGCGGATTGA
- a CDS encoding TadE/TadG family type IV pilus assembly protein, whose product MLPKNQNGAAVLEFLIVLPILLLFLFGGIEFGAIFYNKQVLTNASREGARAGITREYTLDGIKHEYTEADIEGIVKNYWLNEEKKSFLLGFSPIDPEDIEVTVIPEEFTATGNEYLTVGVKIKDYNLIFASIMGLDILYKVPDLQNIINISASTTMRMEPKLN is encoded by the coding sequence ATGTTACCCAAAAATCAAAACGGTGCAGCCGTCCTGGAGTTCCTCATTGTCCTGCCGATATTGTTGTTGTTCTTGTTCGGGGGCATTGAATTCGGAGCCATCTTTTACAACAAACAGGTCCTTACCAATGCGAGTAGAGAAGGCGCACGTGCCGGCATTACGCGCGAATATACTCTTGATGGTATTAAGCATGAATATACCGAGGCAGACATAGAAGGTATTGTAAAAAACTACTGGCTCAACGAAGAGAAGAAAAGTTTTTTGCTGGGTTTTTCGCCTATTGATCCTGAGGATATTGAAGTCACGGTCATTCCGGAGGAATTCACCGCTACAGGCAATGAGTATTTGACGGTTGGCGTTAAAATCAAAGACTACAATCTTATTTTTGCATCTATTATGGGCTTGGACATTTTGTACAAGGTTCCAGATTTGCAAAATATTATCAACATATCCGCGAGTACGACCATGAGAATGGAGCCGAAGCTGAATTAG
- a CDS encoding J domain-containing protein: protein MNCKSFEDYYEDLQISPNADFETIERVYRLLAKRYHPDNRKTGSIEKFEALTHAYNVLKDPEKRAAYDVSYEQRKAHVWRTLSESAPAEDWDDDQAIRNRILSVLYVDRRENNDHSNVGLWHLEKLTGWPEKVLEFHVWYLKEKAWIQRTDNGGFAITAAGVDVVDQKGLMPPRNRLLTDGRAG, encoded by the coding sequence ATGAACTGCAAATCCTTTGAAGACTATTACGAGGACCTTCAGATCAGCCCCAACGCTGATTTCGAAACCATCGAGCGCGTTTACCGGCTGCTGGCCAAGCGGTATCATCCCGACAACCGAAAAACCGGCAGCATCGAGAAATTCGAAGCGCTGACCCATGCTTACAACGTATTGAAGGATCCGGAAAAACGTGCCGCCTACGATGTGTCGTACGAGCAGCGAAAGGCGCACGTGTGGCGAACACTCTCGGAAAGTGCGCCGGCGGAGGATTGGGATGACGACCAGGCCATCCGCAACCGGATTCTCTCGGTGCTCTATGTCGACCGGCGTGAGAATAACGACCATTCCAACGTGGGCCTGTGGCATCTCGAAAAGCTGACGGGATGGCCGGAAAAGGTTCTGGAATTTCACGTCTGGTACTTGAAGGAAAAGGCCTGGATCCAGCGGACCGACAACGGCGGCTTCGCCATCACCGCCGCCGGCGTCGACGTGGTGGACCAGAAGGGCCTGATGCCCCCCAGAAACCGCCTGCTGACGGACGGGAGGGCAGGCTGA
- a CDS encoding prephenate dehydrogenase/arogenate dehydrogenase family protein produces the protein MIGIIGFGRFGRLMAGYLAKDYTVYVYNRSDKAEQISEIGAVPADMAQAAGQRVVILSVPISRMADFLKEIAPLVVPDAVVVDVCSVKVYPVQWMTTLLPPSVDILATHPMFGPDSAATSLLDRKIVLCKTRISDARYDKIKSYLKARGLVVIETTPEEHDRQIAMSLCLTHFIGRSLEASGTGELIIDTEGYKRLLHILEVVTHDTWQLFVDMNRYNPYAEKSRRAFMDAMKTIEERLKKDRLKTEG, from the coding sequence ATGATTGGAATTATCGGATTCGGACGGTTCGGCAGGCTTATGGCCGGGTATCTGGCCAAGGATTACACGGTATACGTCTACAACAGGAGCGACAAGGCCGAGCAGATCTCGGAGATCGGTGCCGTCCCGGCGGATATGGCCCAGGCTGCCGGCCAGCGGGTGGTCATCCTGAGCGTCCCCATATCCCGGATGGCGGATTTCCTGAAGGAGATCGCGCCGTTGGTCGTCCCCGACGCCGTGGTGGTGGATGTCTGCTCGGTCAAGGTCTACCCGGTCCAATGGATGACGACGCTGCTGCCGCCTTCCGTCGACATCCTGGCGACCCACCCCATGTTCGGTCCGGACAGCGCGGCCACATCCCTCCTGGACCGGAAGATCGTCCTCTGCAAAACCCGGATCTCCGACGCCCGCTACGACAAGATCAAGTCCTATCTCAAGGCCCGGGGGCTGGTCGTCATCGAGACGACTCCCGAGGAGCACGACCGCCAGATCGCCATGAGCCTCTGCCTGACCCATTTCATCGGCCGGTCCCTGGAGGCCTCGGGCACGGGCGAGCTCATCATCGACACCGAGGGGTACAAACGGCTCCTCCACATCCTGGAAGTCGTCACCCACGACACCTGGCAGCTGTTCGTCGACATGAACCGCTACAATCCCTACGCGGAAAAGAGCCGGCGCGCTTTCATGGATGCGATGAAGACGATCGAGGAACGATTGAAAAAGGACAGGCTGAAGACTGAAGGCTGA
- the aroC gene encoding chorismate synthase: MSSTFGNVFRVATFGESHCKGVGAVVDGCPPQIPLSEADIQAQLDRRRPGQGKITTDRRESDTVAILSGVENGLTLGTPIGLLVPNRDQRPGDYAEMRNIPRPSHADYTYQMKYGIRAASGGGRASARETIGRVAAGAVAEKFLSLAWGVEIVAWVSGVGELSAPAPDLGTITRDMVDQALVRCPDPASAGQMTEIILAAREAADSIGGVVSCVCRNVPPGWGEPVFDKLEARLAHAMLSIPAVKGFEIGSGFAGARMRGSAHNDPFVLRGGQLRTRTNYSGGIQGGISNGEPVWFRVAFKPPATIGRAQETADFDGNPAVLAAKGRHDPCVVPRAVPIVEAMAALVLADTALIQAGRAAGFPG; the protein is encoded by the coding sequence ATGTCCAGTACCTTCGGCAACGTGTTCAGGGTCGCCACGTTCGGGGAATCCCACTGCAAGGGGGTCGGCGCGGTCGTGGACGGCTGCCCGCCGCAGATTCCCCTGAGCGAGGCGGATATCCAGGCCCAGCTCGACCGCCGGCGCCCCGGTCAGGGGAAGATCACCACCGACCGCCGGGAGAGCGATACGGTCGCCATCCTCTCGGGGGTGGAAAACGGCCTGACCCTGGGCACCCCCATCGGGCTCCTGGTGCCCAACCGGGATCAGCGGCCGGGAGACTATGCGGAGATGCGGAACATTCCCCGGCCCTCCCATGCCGATTACACCTACCAGATGAAATACGGCATCCGGGCCGCCAGCGGCGGCGGCCGCGCCAGCGCCCGGGAGACCATCGGCCGGGTGGCGGCAGGGGCCGTGGCCGAGAAGTTCCTCTCCCTGGCCTGGGGTGTCGAGATCGTCGCCTGGGTGAGCGGCGTGGGCGAGCTGTCCGCACCGGCGCCGGATCTCGGGACCATCACCCGGGACATGGTGGATCAGGCCCTTGTCCGCTGCCCCGACCCCGCCTCCGCCGGGCAGATGACCGAGATCATCCTGGCGGCCCGGGAGGCTGCCGACTCCATCGGCGGGGTGGTCTCCTGCGTCTGCCGGAACGTCCCCCCGGGCTGGGGCGAGCCCGTCTTCGACAAGCTCGAGGCCCGGCTGGCCCACGCCATGCTCTCCATCCCCGCCGTCAAGGGCTTCGAGATCGGATCGGGCTTTGCCGGCGCCCGGATGCGCGGATCGGCCCACAACGACCCCTTTGTGTTGAGGGGCGGGCAGCTCCGAACCCGAACCAACTACAGCGGCGGGATCCAGGGGGGGATCTCCAACGGCGAGCCTGTCTGGTTCCGGGTGGCCTTCAAGCCCCCGGCCACCATCGGCCGTGCCCAGGAAACGGCCGACTTTGACGGGAATCCCGCCGTTCTGGCGGCCAAGGGGCGCCATGACCCCTGCGTGGTGCCCCGGGCCGTGCCCATTGTGGAGGCCATGGCGGCCCTGGTTCTGGCGGACACGGCTCTGATCCAGGCCGGTCGTGCCGCGGGGTTTCCGGGATGA
- a CDS encoding Tad domain-containing protein translates to MDEKKNKMDALRNNKGVTAVFVLFMLAGLIGVTVLAIDVGYIKTTRNELQNIADAGALAGAGHLGSIYLNYPVSDQSTHTFSLEEVTAVAAAVKDVAKKNRAGNEDSIAILDSDIIIGKWDSESKQVNPTLGYPNDPPDAVQVTARRSKAANSQLTTFFVKAFNAISTFTNNLSKNLGINSSDINMMDDPIDVSAHATAALTGPNKVAEGALTLPIGISEILFKEKCDDIDTIDFSPTQDSCAGWHNFFDGVNGNLLYDKMLGLIEGHEDCDICEEKNLTLGHDWLLENHEEYYTSPPFKSVTPEVSPELSVGDTLNYTGGDLGKLIPKKNSSAHLDSTYDGNEGGIIPNGVGKAPAPFPNLFDYFRYRDGDGDDSVWTTAIPVYEEEGECSNPKYGKILGFATIIVKGSEGPPITNVEANVLCKLSVIEGRGGGGTYGGLKGSIPNLVE, encoded by the coding sequence ATGGATGAGAAAAAAAACAAAATGGATGCGCTGCGGAATAACAAGGGGGTTACTGCTGTTTTTGTGTTGTTTATGCTTGCTGGATTGATTGGCGTTACTGTTTTGGCGATAGATGTCGGTTATATTAAAACGACAAGAAATGAACTACAAAATATTGCCGATGCTGGTGCGCTGGCGGGCGCTGGCCATTTGGGTTCAATTTACCTGAACTATCCTGTTTCTGACCAAAGCACTCACACATTTAGCTTGGAAGAGGTGACAGCAGTGGCAGCAGCAGTTAAAGATGTTGCCAAAAAAAATAGAGCCGGGAATGAAGATAGCATAGCCATACTTGATAGCGATATCATTATTGGAAAATGGGATAGTGAGTCAAAACAAGTGAATCCTACTCTGGGATATCCTAATGACCCTCCGGATGCAGTTCAGGTAACGGCTCGACGTAGCAAGGCAGCTAATTCTCAGCTCACAACATTTTTCGTCAAAGCTTTTAATGCTATTTCTACATTTACTAACAATTTATCCAAAAACTTAGGCATCAACAGCTCTGATATCAACATGATGGATGACCCGATTGATGTAAGTGCTCATGCAACTGCTGCGCTTACCGGGCCTAACAAAGTTGCTGAAGGTGCATTGACCTTACCGATCGGTATTTCCGAGATTTTATTTAAAGAAAAGTGCGACGACATAGATACCATCGATTTTTCTCCGACGCAGGACAGTTGTGCAGGCTGGCACAATTTTTTTGATGGTGTAAATGGAAATCTATTATACGATAAAATGCTAGGTTTGATAGAAGGACACGAAGATTGTGATATATGTGAGGAAAAGAATTTAACGCTTGGCCACGACTGGCTATTAGAAAATCATGAAGAATACTACACATCCCCTCCGTTTAAAAGTGTTACTCCGGAAGTTTCCCCGGAGCTGTCTGTTGGGGATACGCTCAACTATACTGGTGGAGACCTTGGCAAACTTATACCAAAGAAAAATTCATCCGCGCATTTAGATAGTACTTACGACGGAAATGAAGGTGGAATAATTCCCAATGGCGTGGGGAAAGCACCAGCACCTTTTCCAAATCTTTTCGACTACTTCAGGTATAGAGATGGTGACGGCGACGATTCGGTTTGGACAACCGCTATCCCTGTGTACGAGGAAGAAGGAGAATGTTCCAATCCAAAATACGGAAAAATTTTAGGTTTTGCAACTATAATTGTTAAGGGTTCCGAAGGACCACCAATTACGAATGTGGAAGCTAATGTCTTGTGTAAGTTATCAGTCATTGAAGGCAGAGGCGGTGGTGGCACTTATGGCGGTTTAAAAGGCTCGATTCCAAACCTTGTTGAATAA